The Bacteroidota bacterium DNA window GCATACTCCAGCTTTCGGCGCACTACCCGTGCGTCCATGCTGGCCTTCATAAATACCTTGAGCTCTGCATGGGGGAATACGACGGTGCCAATGTCTCGCCCGTCCATTACCACCCCTCCCTGGGCTCCCAGCTGCTGCTGGGCGGCCACCAGGGCATGGCGCACCTCGGCTATGGCAGCCACTTCGCTCACCAGGTCATTTATCTGCGGTATGCGCAGGGTATCGGTTACGTTTTCGCCGTTCAGGTAGGTATTGTTTACCTGGGTGGCGGGGTCGTATTGGCAGCGTATGTGTGCCGTCTCCAGCAGCCCCAGCACCTCGGCCCGTTCACTTGGGTCTACCTGCCGGCGTATCAGCAGCAGGGTGAAGGCTCGGTACATAGCTCCCGAGTCGATGAACGTATAGTTCAGCTCACGGGCCACCCGCCGGGCCGTGGTACTCTTTCCACAGCCTGCGTAGCCATCTATTGCGATCACGATTCTTTTCACCTTATGCCAAAGATAAAAAAATATACCGGCCGCACATCCGGCTTTTGCCTGCGCACGCGCCCGGTGCGGAAATCCACACACTGTGTATAAACAGCGCGGCGGGCTTGGCGGGCAGCCCACATCTTTACGCCCCT harbors:
- the cmk gene encoding (d)CMP kinase — its product is MKRIVIAIDGYAGCGKSTTARRVARELNYTFIDSGAMYRAFTLLLIRRQVDPSERAEVLGLLETAHIRCQYDPATQVNNTYLNGENVTDTLRIPQINDLVSEVAAIAEVRHALVAAQQQLGAQGGVVMDGRDIGTVVFPHAELKVFMKASMDARVVRRKLEYAQKGGDYPAEEIEANLRHRDELDTTRKEGPMRKARDARELDTSYLTIEEQVDVVLHWALEKMLIPVEKAETSA